The Alteripontixanthobacter sp. genome has a window encoding:
- a CDS encoding helix-turn-helix transcriptional regulator, with the protein MGQKNSVAMAEPRQGLSARQTEVILLVGKGLTSKEIAREIGISPSTVDNHVKAAVDRIGARNRFDAFQRVHLSKEDSNGEPMHLDFAELPKDKPFSLLRLPPLGGRPNHLSPTIRLFHVVQIAVILSIGFSAAILTIAGVVHVLIK; encoded by the coding sequence ATGGGTCAAAAAAATTCCGTAGCAATGGCCGAACCACGGCAAGGGCTGAGCGCCCGTCAAACAGAGGTTATCCTGCTGGTCGGCAAAGGATTGACCTCAAAGGAGATTGCCCGAGAAATCGGTATTTCGCCATCCACTGTGGACAATCATGTCAAGGCGGCAGTCGACCGAATCGGTGCACGCAATCGATTCGACGCTTTTCAGCGCGTGCATTTGTCGAAGGAAGATTCGAACGGCGAACCGATGCATCTGGACTTTGCCGAGCTTCCTAAGGACAAGCCCTTTTCTCTACTGCGCTTACCTCCTTTGGGCGGTCGGCCGAATCACTTATCACCGACAATTCGACTATTCCACGTCGTCCAAATCGCTGTGATTTTGTCGATAGGTTTTTCGGCGGCAATTCTAACCATTGCGGGGGTAGTTCATGTTCTCATTAAATGA
- the rpsG gene encoding 30S ribosomal protein S7, which yields MSRRRRPEKREILPDPKFKDQVLSKFMNNLMVDGKKSTAERIVYGAFDTVEAKAKADPLQMFHDALQNIAPQVEVRSRRVGGATYQVPVEVRPERAQALAIRWLIGAARGRPETTMSARLSGELMDAANNRGNAVKKREDTHRMADANRAFSHYRW from the coding sequence ATGTCACGTCGTCGTCGTCCCGAGAAACGGGAAATCCTGCCCGATCCGAAATTCAAGGATCAGGTGCTGTCGAAATTCATGAACAACCTCATGGTCGATGGTAAGAAATCCACCGCGGAACGCATCGTCTATGGCGCGTTCGATACGGTCGAGGCGAAAGCCAAGGCCGATCCGCTGCAGATGTTCCACGATGCGTTGCAGAACATTGCGCCGCAGGTCGAAGTCCGCAGCCGCCGCGTTGGCGGTGCCACCTACCAGGTGCCGGTCGAGGTTCGCCCCGAGCGTGCCCAGGCACTGGCCATTCGTTGGTTGATCGGTGCGGCTCGCGGCCGTCCGGAAACAACCATGAGCGCACGTCTTTCGGGCGAGCTGATGGATGCGGCCAACAATCGCGGCAATGCGGTGAAGAAGCGTGAAGATACGCACCGTATGGCGGATGCGAACCGCGCGTTCAGCCATTACCGCTGGTAA
- the rpsL gene encoding 30S ribosomal protein S12 has product MPTINQLVRKGRVPQKAKSKVPAMEANPQKRGVCTRVYTTTPKKPNSALRKVAKVRLTNQREVISYIPGEGHNLQEHSVVLIRGGRVRDLPGVRYHVLRGVLDTQGVKDRKQSRSKYGAKRPK; this is encoded by the coding sequence ATGCCGACGATCAACCAGCTGGTCCGCAAGGGCCGCGTTCCGCAGAAGGCCAAGTCCAAGGTCCCTGCGATGGAAGCGAACCCGCAGAAGCGCGGCGTTTGCACCCGTGTCTATACCACGACCCCGAAGAAGCCGAACTCGGCATTGCGCAAGGTTGCCAAGGTCCGCCTGACCAACCAGCGCGAAGTCATCAGCTACATCCCGGGCGAGGGTCACAACCTCCAGGAACACTCCGTGGTGCTGATCCGCGGCGGCCGTGTGCGCGACCTTCCCGGCGTGCGCTATCACGTGCTGCGCGGCGTGCTCGACACGCAGGGTGTGAAGGACCGCAAGCAATCGCGCTCCAAGTATGGTGCCAAGCGGCCGAAGTAA
- the fusA gene encoding elongation factor G, with protein sequence MAREYPLERYRNIGIMAHIDAGKTTTTERILYYTGKSYKIGEVHDGAATMDWMEQEQERGITITSAATTTFWQNEDGKGEKHRINIIDTPGHVDFTIEVERSLRVLDGAVAVFDGVAGVEPQSETVWRQADKYGVPRMCFINKLDRTGADFYYCVQSIVDRLGANPLVLYLPIGAEDKLQGVVDLVNNRGIVWESEGLGAEFNYVDIPEDMADKAAEYREKLLEAAVELDDDVMEKYFEGEEPDAKTLKALIRKGTMDRKFVPVLCGSAFKNKGVQPLLDAVVDYMPSPLDVPAIKGVLPDSDKEETRESSDEAPFSALAFKIMNDPFVGSLTFTRIYSGQLSKGSVLNSVKEKKEKIGRMLLMHSNNREDIEEAFAGDIVAIAGLKETTTGDTLCATSAPIILERMEFPEPVIELSVEPKTKADQEKMGVALNRLAAEDPSFRVTTDHESGQTIIKGMGELHLDILVDRMKREFKVEANVGAPQVAYRESLGRQIDVDYTHKKQSGGSGQFARAKATFIPGERGQGIVFEDSIKGGNIPREYIPSLEKGMREQAESGYLIGFPIIDFTIQLTDGAYHDVDSSTVAFEICGRGAMREAAERGGIKLLEPVMKVEVITPEDYLGDVIGDLNSRRGQIQGTDTRGNAQAVEAHVPLANMFGYVNELRSFTQGRANYSMQFSHYEEVPASVALEVKEKLA encoded by the coding sequence ATGGCCCGCGAATATCCGCTGGAGCGTTATCGCAATATCGGCATCATGGCGCATATCGACGCCGGCAAGACCACCACGACCGAGCGTATTTTGTATTACACCGGCAAGTCCTACAAGATCGGCGAAGTGCACGATGGTGCCGCGACGATGGACTGGATGGAGCAGGAGCAGGAGCGCGGGATCACGATCACGTCTGCTGCCACCACCACCTTCTGGCAGAACGAAGATGGCAAGGGCGAAAAGCACCGCATCAACATCATCGATACGCCGGGCCACGTCGACTTCACCATCGAAGTCGAACGTTCGCTGCGCGTGCTCGATGGTGCAGTCGCCGTGTTCGACGGTGTCGCGGGCGTGGAGCCGCAATCCGAAACCGTGTGGCGTCAGGCCGACAAATACGGTGTGCCGCGGATGTGTTTCATCAACAAGCTAGATCGTACCGGCGCAGACTTTTATTACTGTGTGCAGTCGATCGTCGACCGCCTCGGCGCGAACCCGCTGGTGCTGTATCTGCCGATTGGCGCAGAGGACAAACTGCAGGGCGTGGTCGATCTCGTGAACAATCGCGGCATCGTATGGGAATCCGAAGGCCTCGGCGCGGAATTCAACTATGTCGATATTCCTGAGGATATGGCCGACAAGGCTGCCGAATATCGCGAAAAGCTGCTCGAAGCGGCTGTCGAACTCGATGACGATGTCATGGAGAAGTATTTCGAAGGCGAGGAGCCCGATGCGAAAACGCTGAAGGCACTGATCCGCAAGGGCACGATGGACCGCAAGTTCGTTCCGGTGCTGTGCGGTTCCGCGTTCAAGAACAAGGGCGTCCAGCCCCTGCTCGATGCGGTGGTCGACTACATGCCGTCCCCGCTTGACGTTCCGGCGATCAAGGGCGTGTTGCCCGACAGCGACAAGGAGGAAACCCGCGAATCGAGCGACGAAGCGCCGTTCAGTGCGCTGGCGTTCAAGATCATGAACGATCCGTTCGTCGGCTCGCTCACCTTTACGCGCATCTATTCCGGCCAGCTGTCCAAGGGCAGCGTGCTGAACTCCGTCAAGGAGAAGAAGGAAAAGATCGGCCGCATGCTGCTGATGCACTCCAACAACCGCGAAGATATCGAAGAGGCATTTGCCGGCGATATCGTTGCGATTGCGGGCCTGAAGGAAACGACCACCGGCGACACGCTGTGCGCCACGTCGGCTCCGATCATCCTCGAGCGGATGGAATTCCCCGAACCGGTCATCGAACTGTCGGTGGAACCCAAGACCAAGGCCGACCAGGAAAAGATGGGCGTCGCGCTCAATCGCCTGGCTGCCGAGGACCCTTCCTTCCGCGTCACGACCGATCACGAATCGGGTCAAACGATCATCAAGGGCATGGGCGAGCTTCACCTCGACATTCTGGTCGATCGCATGAAGCGCGAATTCAAGGTCGAGGCCAATGTCGGTGCGCCGCAGGTTGCCTATCGTGAATCGCTCGGTCGCCAGATCGATGTCGATTACACGCATAAGAAGCAGTCGGGCGGTTCGGGCCAGTTTGCGCGGGCGAAAGCCACGTTCATTCCGGGCGAGCGCGGCCAGGGTATCGTCTTCGAGGACAGCATCAAGGGCGGTAATATTCCTCGCGAATATATCCCCAGCCTCGAGAAGGGCATGAGAGAGCAGGCCGAAAGCGGTTATCTCATCGGCTTCCCGATCATCGATTTCACGATCCAGCTGACCGATGGTGCTTACCACGATGTCGATTCGTCCACCGTGGCGTTCGAAATCTGCGGACGCGGCGCCATGCGTGAAGCGGCCGAGCGTGGCGGCATCAAGCTGTTGGAGCCGGTGATGAAGGTGGAAGTGATCACGCCGGAGGATTACCTTGGCGACGTGATCGGCGATCTCAACTCCCGCCGGGGCCAGATACAGGGCACCGACACGCGCGGCAACGCGCAGGCAGTGGAGGCGCACGTACCGCTGGCCAACATGTTCGGCTATGTGAACGAGCTGCGCTCTTTCACGCAGGGCCGGGCGAACTACTCGATGCAGTTCTCGCATTACGAGGAAGTTCCGGCCAGCGTCGCGCTGGAGGTCAAGGAGAAGCTTGCCTAA
- the rplD gene encoding 50S ribosomal protein L4 gives MKVKVQELGGKASGDIELNDAVFGVEPRADILHRVVTWQRENARGTARPAQERSDVNRTGKKFGNQKGGGVARHGARSAPIFIGGGKAHGPRKRDFNQSLNKKIRALGLKMALSSKAKDGIVVLDSLELKDGKTKELKGHFDKAGFAGKVLVIGGESVDEGFARAAKNLPGVNVLPAMGANVYDILKHDTLILTKDAVEKLEARFNG, from the coding sequence ATGAAGGTGAAGGTCCAAGAACTAGGCGGAAAGGCGTCCGGCGACATCGAATTGAACGATGCCGTGTTCGGCGTTGAGCCGCGCGCAGACATTCTGCACCGCGTGGTAACGTGGCAGCGTGAAAACGCCCGAGGCACTGCCCGTCCGGCGCAGGAACGCAGCGACGTCAACCGTACCGGCAAGAAGTTCGGCAACCAGAAGGGCGGCGGCGTCGCTCGTCACGGTGCCCGTTCGGCTCCGATCTTTATCGGCGGCGGCAAGGCACACGGTCCGCGCAAGCGCGACTTCAACCAGTCGCTGAACAAGAAGATCCGCGCGCTCGGCCTGAAAATGGCGCTTTCGTCCAAGGCGAAAGACGGCATCGTGGTGCTCGACAGCCTGGAATTGAAGGATGGCAAGACGAAGGAGCTCAAGGGCCACTTCGACAAGGCCGGCTTCGCAGGCAAGGTGTTGGTGATCGGCGGCGAAAGCGTGGATGAGGGCTTTGCCCGCGCCGCGAAGAACCTGCCAGGCGTCAACGTGCTGCCGGCGATGGGCGCCAATGTCTACGACATCCTGAAACACGATACGCTGATCCTGACCAAGGATGCGGTCGAAAAGCTGGAGGCGCGTTTCAATGGCTAA
- the rplC gene encoding 50S ribosomal protein L3, which translates to MRTGVIAKKVGMTRLFQEDGRHVPVTVLSLENCQVTAQRKSDPDGYFAVQLGAGEAKQKNVNKPQREQFAKAQVGLKMKVAEFRVEDEEGLLPVGATITADHFIAGQKVDVTGHTQGKGFAGAMKRWGFGGLRATHGVSISHRSHGSTGNRQDPGRVFKNKKMAGHMGDRQRTQQNLEVVRTDAERGLIFVKGSVPGHKNAWMLIRDAVKVPRPDDAPFPGAMRRNADETATEEAAPGLVESAAEHEVTPEVSAEQQAKLATQQDAGVGTESGTPEADANSKNEEG; encoded by the coding sequence ATGCGCACCGGCGTGATCGCAAAGAAAGTCGGGATGACCCGCCTGTTTCAGGAGGATGGCCGCCACGTGCCGGTCACCGTCCTGTCGCTGGAAAACTGCCAGGTTACTGCGCAGCGCAAGTCCGATCCGGATGGCTATTTCGCCGTCCAGCTCGGCGCTGGCGAAGCCAAGCAGAAGAACGTCAACAAGCCGCAGCGCGAGCAATTCGCCAAGGCGCAAGTCGGCCTGAAGATGAAGGTCGCGGAATTCCGTGTTGAGGACGAAGAAGGTCTCCTTCCCGTCGGCGCCACGATCACCGCAGACCACTTCATCGCCGGCCAGAAGGTCGACGTGACCGGCCACACGCAGGGCAAGGGCTTTGCCGGCGCCATGAAGCGTTGGGGCTTCGGCGGTCTGCGCGCCACGCACGGCGTTTCGATCTCTCACCGTTCGCACGGTTCGACGGGTAACCGCCAGGATCCGGGCCGCGTGTTCAAGAACAAGAAGATGGCCGGCCATATGGGCGACCGTCAGCGCACGCAGCAGAACCTCGAGGTTGTCCGCACGGATGCCGAGCGTGGTCTGATCTTCGTCAAGGGATCGGTCCCCGGGCACAAGAATGCCTGGATGCTGATCCGCGACGCGGTGAAGGTGCCGCGTCCCGACGATGCACCGTTCCCCGGTGCAATGCGCCGCAACGCGGATGAAACCGCGACCGAAGAAGCCGCACCCGGCCTCGTCGAAAGCGCAGCCGAGCACGAAGTGACGCCCGAAGTTTCCGCAGAGCAGCAGGCCAAGCTTGCTACCCAGCAGGATGCCGGCGTCGGCACCGAAAGCGGTACTCCGGAAGCGGATGCCAACAGCAAGAACGAGGAGGGCTGA
- the rplB gene encoding 50S ribosomal protein L2, with the protein MALKNYKPTSPARRGLILVDKSGLFKGKPVKQLTEGKTKTGGRNNKGHVTSRGIGGGHKQKYRKVDFKRRKWDVEGTVERIEYDPNRTAFIALVKYDDGELAYILAPQRMAVGDKVIAGEKVDTKPGNAMLLGQMPVGTIIHNVEMKPGKGGQIARSAGTYVQLVGRDRGMVMVRLNSGEQRYLRSDCMGTVGAVSNPDNQNQNLGKAGRRRWMGIKPLTRGVAKNPVDHPHGGGEGKTSGGRHPVTPWGKPTKGARTRKNKQTDKMIIRSRHAKKKR; encoded by the coding sequence ATGGCATTGAAGAATTACAAACCGACAAGCCCCGCACGTCGCGGCCTGATCCTGGTAGACAAGTCCGGCCTGTTCAAGGGCAAGCCGGTCAAGCAGCTTACCGAGGGTAAAACCAAGACCGGTGGCCGTAACAACAAGGGCCACGTCACCTCGCGCGGCATTGGCGGCGGTCACAAGCAGAAGTACCGCAAGGTCGACTTCAAGCGCCGCAAATGGGACGTGGAAGGCACCGTGGAGCGGATCGAATACGATCCCAACCGCACCGCTTTCATCGCCCTGGTCAAGTATGACGATGGCGAGCTGGCCTATATTCTTGCCCCGCAGCGTATGGCTGTCGGCGACAAGGTTATCGCCGGCGAGAAGGTCGATACCAAGCCGGGCAACGCGATGTTGCTGGGCCAGATGCCGGTCGGCACCATCATTCACAACGTGGAGATGAAGCCGGGCAAGGGCGGGCAGATCGCTCGCTCCGCCGGGACTTACGTCCAGCTGGTCGGCCGCGATCGCGGCATGGTGATGGTACGCCTGAATTCGGGTGAGCAGCGTTACCTGCGATCCGATTGCATGGGCACGGTTGGCGCGGTTTCGAACCCCGACAACCAGAACCAGAACCTGGGCAAGGCAGGTCGTCGCCGCTGGATGGGCATCAAGCCCCTGACGCGCGGCGTGGCCAAGAACCCGGTCGATCACCCCCATGGTGGTGGTGAAGGCAAGACCAGCGGTGGCCGCCATCCGGTGACCCCGTGGGGCAAGCCGACCAAGGGTGCCCGCACTCGCAAGAACAAGCAGACGGATAAGATGATCATCCGTTCGCGTCACGCCAAGAAGAAGAGGTAA
- the tuf gene encoding elongation factor Tu, with product MAKEKFERNKPHCNIGTIGHVDHGKTTLTAAITKVLGSAVDFANIDKAPEERERGITISTAHVEYETDARHYAHVDCPGHADYVKNMITGAAQMDGAILVVNAADGPMPQTREHILLARQVGVPALVVYLNKVDQVDDEELLELVELEVRELLSSYDFDGDNIPIVKGSALAALEGRDEEIGEKSIKELMDAVDQHIPQPERPVDQAFLMPIEDVFSISGRGTVVTGRVETGIVNVGDEVEIVGIKDTAKTTVTGVEMFRKLLDRGEAGDNIGALIRGVGREDVERGQVLAKPGSVNPHTDFSAEVYVLSKDEGGRHTPFFANYRPQFYFRTTDVTGEVVLPEGTEMVMPGDNVTIDVKLIAPIAMDEGLRFAIREGGRTVGSGVVSKITK from the coding sequence ATGGCGAAGGAAAAATTCGAGCGGAACAAGCCGCACTGCAACATCGGCACCATCGGTCACGTTGACCATGGCAAGACGACGCTGACGGCGGCGATCACCAAGGTGCTGGGTTCGGCGGTCGATTTCGCCAATATCGACAAGGCTCCCGAAGAGCGTGAGCGCGGCATCACCATCTCGACCGCACACGTCGAGTATGAAACCGATGCGCGCCACTATGCGCACGTCGATTGCCCGGGTCACGCCGACTACGTGAAGAACATGATCACCGGTGCCGCCCAGATGGACGGCGCGATCCTGGTCGTGAACGCAGCCGACGGCCCGATGCCGCAAACCCGCGAGCACATCCTGCTTGCCCGTCAGGTCGGCGTGCCGGCGCTGGTGGTTTACCTCAACAAGGTCGACCAGGTCGACGATGAGGAACTGCTGGAACTGGTCGAGCTGGAAGTGCGCGAGCTGCTTTCGTCCTACGATTTCGACGGCGACAACATTCCGATCGTTAAGGGCTCCGCTCTGGCCGCTCTGGAAGGCCGCGACGAGGAAATCGGCGAGAAGTCGATCAAGGAACTGATGGACGCAGTCGATCAGCACATCCCGCAGCCGGAACGTCCGGTGGACCAGGCATTCCTGATGCCGATCGAAGACGTGTTCTCGATCTCGGGCCGCGGTACGGTTGTGACCGGCCGTGTCGAAACCGGCATCGTAAACGTTGGCGACGAAGTCGAAATCGTCGGTATCAAGGACACTGCCAAGACCACCGTGACCGGTGTCGAAATGTTCCGCAAGCTGCTCGATCGCGGTGAAGCTGGCGACAACATCGGTGCCCTGATCCGCGGCGTTGGCCGTGAAGATGTGGAGCGTGGCCAGGTCCTCGCGAAGCCGGGTTCGGTCAATCCGCACACCGACTTCAGCGCCGAAGTCTACGTCCTGTCGAAGGACGAAGGCGGCCGTCACACGCCGTTCTTCGCCAATTACCGCCCGCAGTTCTACTTCCGTACCACGGACGTGACCGGCGAAGTGGTTCTTCCCGAAGGCACCGAAATGGTGATGCCGGGCGACAACGTGACCATCGACGTCAAGCTGATCGCTCCGATCGCCATGGACGAAGGTCTCCGCTTCGCCATCCGCGAAGGTGGCCGGACCGTCGGTTCGGGGGTTGTCAGCAAGATCACCAAGTAA
- the rpsJ gene encoding 30S ribosomal protein S10 has product MEAQNIRIRLKAFDHRVLDQATGEIAETARRTGALIRGPIPMPTRIEKFTVNRGPHIDKKSREQFEVRTYKRLLDILQPNAQTVDALMKLDLAAGVNVEIKLA; this is encoded by the coding sequence ATGGAAGCTCAGAATATCCGGATTCGCCTCAAGGCGTTCGATCACCGCGTTCTCGACCAGGCAACTGGCGAAATCGCTGAAACCGCACGTCGCACCGGCGCCCTGATCCGTGGCCCCATTCCCATGCCGACGCGTATCGAGAAGTTCACCGTGAACCGCGGCCCGCATATCGACAAGAAGTCGCGCGAGCAGTTCGAGGTGCGCACCTACAAGCGGCTGCTGGACATCCTTCAGCCCAACGCCCAGACGGTCGACGCTTTGATGAAGCTCGACCTGGCTGCAGGCGTGAATGTAGAAATCAAGCTGGCGTAA
- a CDS encoding 50S ribosomal protein L23, which translates to MAKKQEMNARHYDVILAPHITEKSTMASEHNAVVFKVSNDSTKPQIKAAVEALFDVKVTGVNTIVTKGKTKRWKGRPYKRSDFKKAIITLAEGDMIDVTEGVRS; encoded by the coding sequence ATGGCTAAAAAGCAGGAAATGAACGCCCGTCATTACGACGTGATCCTTGCTCCGCACATCACCGAGAAGTCCACCATGGCTTCGGAGCACAACGCGGTTGTGTTCAAGGTGTCGAACGACAGCACGAAGCCGCAGATCAAGGCTGCGGTAGAGGCTCTGTTCGATGTCAAGGTGACCGGCGTGAACACGATCGTCACCAAGGGCAAGACGAAGCGCTGGAAGGGTAGGCCCTACAAGCGCAGCGATTTCAAAAAGGCCATCATTACGCTGGCCGAGGGTGACATGATCGATGTCACCGAAGGCGTACGGAGCTGA
- a CDS encoding YaiI/YqxD family protein: MKGYSSPVTILIDADACPVKDEIYRVAARYKAQVRVVSNAPFRVPVGERVQRVVVSDSFDAADDWIAENAGPRSIVITADILLADRCLKAGAQVLGHNGKPFDSASIGTAIATRAIMADLRAGMDGPLGATGGGPPPFGKADRSRFLQALDRALVGLR, translated from the coding sequence ATGAAAGGATATTCATCCCCCGTCACCATCCTGATCGATGCCGATGCCTGCCCGGTGAAGGATGAGATCTACCGCGTCGCCGCGCGCTACAAGGCACAGGTACGCGTAGTCAGCAACGCCCCCTTCCGCGTTCCGGTAGGCGAGCGGGTGCAGCGAGTGGTGGTTTCGGACAGTTTCGACGCGGCGGACGACTGGATCGCAGAGAATGCCGGGCCGCGCAGCATAGTCATCACCGCCGACATATTACTGGCCGACCGATGCTTGAAAGCCGGTGCCCAGGTCCTCGGCCACAATGGCAAGCCCTTCGACAGCGCCAGCATCGGAACGGCCATAGCCACGCGCGCCATCATGGCCGATTTGCGCGCCGGCATGGACGGGCCACTCGGAGCAACAGGAGGTGGACCGCCGCCGTTCGGGAAAGCAGACAGGTCGCGGTTTTTGCAGGCTCTGGATCGAGCACTGGTGGGGTTGCGCTGA